DNA from Stigmatella erecta:
ACCAGTTCTTGGTCCGCCGCGAGTCCCCTCCCCGCGCCCCGCGCTAGCCACACCGCGACCCTGCTCGCCTCCGGCAAGGTCCTCGTCGCTGGGGGGGGAGGCGGGCTGAATGTCATGCTCTCCTCGGCGGTGCTGTATGACCCGGCCACCAACGCCTGGTCCGCCGCTGGATCCTTGTATACAGGCCGAAGTGGCCACAGCGCGACCCTGCTCGCTTCCGGCAAGGTGCTCGTCGCGGGGGGCACCGATGGCACCAATCGTCTCTCCTCGGCGGAGCTCTATGACCCGGCCACCGACTCCTGGTCCGCCACCGGCGTCATGATCTCACCGCACCTGAACTTCACTGCGGTTCTGCTCGCCTCCGGCAAGGTGCTCGTCGCGGGGGGCTACGGTCAACCCGCCGTCGTCAGTTCGGCGGAACTGTATGACCCGGCCACCGGCACGTGGTCCTCCACGGGATCCATGGTCCGGGCCCGCTATAACTACTCCGCCACCCTGCTCGCCTCTGGCAAGGTGCTTGTCACGGGAGGCTCTCCTGGCACCGGTACCTACAGCACGACGGAGCTGTACGACCCGGCCGCCGGCACTTGGTCTGCGGCCGCCAACATGAGCGCATCCCGCTATGCCCACTCCGCGATCCGGCTCGCTTCCGGCAAGGTGCTCATCACTGGGGGAGCCAGCATCGGCTCCACTGGCAGTGCCTACCTCGCTACGGCGGAGGTGTACGACCCGATCTCCAACCTCTGGGCTTCCGCAGGCTCCATGACTTGGCCACGTGTCGGTCACACGATGACCCTGCTCCCCTCCGGCAAGGTGCTCGTCGAAGGGGGACACGACGGTAAGACCTACCACACGGCCACCATGCTCTATACCCCCTAACAGGTCTCCTTCGGGCGCCGGCGGCCCCTGGTCCGAGGGAAACTCGGGCCGCTCGCGTCCGTGAGCAGCTTTGCCCGCTGGGCTGCATGCGCCCCGGGCTTGTTCCTTCATGCGAAGCGAAACTGCCTCCTTGGATACAAGGGGTTCCGAAGCGCCGCACGAGCCCTCCAGAGGAAAGCTCGCGCAAGGCCCTCACACCGCTCGGTGCTACCGCACCTCGA
Protein-coding regions in this window:
- a CDS encoding Kelch repeat-containing protein, whose protein sequence is MKAGRNGSTATLLPSGKVLVVGGVNSTSGMLSSAELYDPATSSWSAASPLPAPRASHTATLLASGKVLVAGGGGGLNVMLSSAVLYDPATNAWSAAGSLYTGRSGHSATLLASGKVLVAGGTDGTNRLSSAELYDPATDSWSATGVMISPHLNFTAVLLASGKVLVAGGYGQPAVVSSAELYDPATGTWSSTGSMVRARYNYSATLLASGKVLVTGGSPGTGTYSTTELYDPAAGTWSAAANMSASRYAHSAIRLASGKVLITGGASIGSTGSAYLATAEVYDPISNLWASAGSMTWPRVGHTMTLLPSGKVLVEGGHDGKTYHTATMLYTP